One window of Chloroflexota bacterium genomic DNA carries:
- a CDS encoding 5'-nucleotidase C-terminal domain-containing protein has translation MRLLRAFALLLLVAVLAPLGLQSGVVSAQNEQRTVTILETSDIHGNLMAWDYYTNKPAEWGMTKVASLIKQERAIDPNLLLVDSGDTIQGSPLTYYYNVIDKNAAHPMAAVFNMLKYDAAALGNHEFNYGLDVLNRYTSQAQYPVMSANTRKSDGSEAFKPYVIKDVNGVKVGLLALTTPAVPTWEKPANIAGLQFADPVEMAKQYVPQMRAEGANLVVVIQHIGWEKQPADATKPEAWLTDHNTWRDTGSLPGENVSIKLAQEVPGIDAILTGHSHLNVPKALINGVLLTEPSYWGRNLSKVTITVEKNGDGWNVVNKDSTTLSVTNVAEDQEIKALIQPYHDQTLSYISQPVGTASAEFAGGPKARYRDSALADLINNVQKQAAADAGYPVDLSLAAIFTDGGMIPAGQITLRDAYSIYIYDNTLYVMEINGDILRRALERNAEYFRQLDPNALPSDPKAVVNDNARDYNWDLYTDIEYSYDLTKPAGQRVTKLQLNGVDITPEQTLRIAINNYRAGGGGGFAMFREGKIVYQSTSEIRDLIAESVKNAGTIDPAVINKVNFTLVPDLYAHYFGAASQPTATPVPAVPTATPAPGVPITLPDTSGNQPSYAWVWAAVAMALLALGLVVRQR, from the coding sequence ATGCGTTTGCTACGTGCGTTCGCGTTGTTGCTATTGGTGGCTGTTTTGGCTCCGCTCGGCTTGCAGAGTGGGGTTGTAAGTGCCCAAAATGAGCAACGCACGGTCACTATTTTGGAAACTAGCGATATCCACGGCAATTTGATGGCTTGGGATTACTACACCAATAAGCCTGCCGAATGGGGTATGACCAAGGTTGCAAGTTTGATCAAACAAGAACGAGCGATCGATCCAAACTTATTGTTAGTTGATAGCGGCGATACGATTCAAGGCTCACCACTAACCTATTATTACAATGTTATCGACAAAAATGCCGCGCATCCAATGGCGGCGGTCTTTAATATGCTGAAATATGATGCAGCCGCTTTGGGCAACCACGAATTTAACTATGGCTTGGATGTCTTGAATCGCTATACTAGCCAAGCCCAATACCCAGTTATGAGTGCCAATACTCGTAAAAGCGATGGCAGCGAAGCCTTCAAGCCTTATGTGATCAAAGATGTGAATGGCGTGAAGGTAGGTTTGTTGGCCTTGACCACGCCAGCAGTGCCAACATGGGAAAAACCCGCCAACATCGCTGGTCTGCAATTCGCCGATCCGGTTGAAATGGCTAAGCAATATGTGCCCCAAATGCGGGCCGAAGGCGCAAACCTTGTGGTGGTGATCCAACATATTGGTTGGGAAAAACAGCCTGCTGATGCTACGAAACCAGAAGCTTGGCTGACTGACCATAACACTTGGCGCGATACTGGTTCGTTGCCTGGCGAAAATGTTTCAATTAAACTCGCCCAAGAAGTACCTGGAATTGATGCCATTTTGACTGGCCATTCGCACTTGAATGTTCCCAAGGCGCTGATTAATGGTGTTCTCTTAACTGAGCCTTCATATTGGGGCCGTAATTTGAGCAAGGTGACGATTACGGTCGAAAAAAATGGTGATGGCTGGAATGTAGTTAACAAAGATTCAACCACACTTTCAGTTACCAATGTTGCTGAAGATCAAGAGATTAAAGCGCTGATACAACCGTATCACGATCAAACCTTGAGCTACATCAGCCAACCAGTTGGTACGGCTAGCGCCGAATTTGCTGGTGGCCCCAAGGCGCGTTATCGTGATAGCGCGTTGGCCGATTTGATCAACAATGTGCAAAAGCAAGCTGCTGCTGATGCTGGCTACCCCGTTGATCTCTCGTTGGCGGCGATTTTCACCGATGGCGGCATGATTCCGGCGGGCCAAATTACCCTGCGCGATGCCTACAGCATCTATATTTACGATAACACGCTGTATGTGATGGAAATTAATGGTGATATTTTGCGCCGCGCTTTGGAGCGTAACGCCGAATATTTCCGCCAGCTTGACCCCAATGCCTTGCCCAGCGATCCCAAGGCGGTGGTCAACGATAACGCCCGCGATTACAACTGGGATTTGTACACCGACATCGAATATAGCTACGATTTGACCAAGCCAGCTGGCCAGCGCGTGACCAAATTGCAATTAAATGGGGTTGATATTACGCCTGAGCAAACGCTGCGCATCGCAATCAACAACTATCGGGCTGGTGGTGGCGGTGGTTTTGCTATGTTCCGCGAAGGCAAAATTGTCTATCAATCGACCAGCGAAATTCGCGATTTGATCGCTGAATCAGTCAAAAATGCTGGCACAATTGATCCAGCGGTGATCAATAAAGTCAACTTTACCCTTGTGCCCGATTTGTATGCCCACTATTTTGGCGCTGCCAGCCAACCAACTGCTACACCAGTGCCAGCAGTTCCAACTGCCACTCCAGCGCCAGGGGTGCCAATTACCTTGCCTGATACTAGTGGCAACCAACCAAGCTATGCTTGGGTTTGGGCGGCTGTCGCCATGGCCTTGCTCGCCTTAGGTTTGGTTGTACGCCAGCGATAA
- a CDS encoding HD domain-containing protein: MDDLIEDLLAHPKVLETRSHLHHGIAKYEHLMRVTRYSYRIARLLKADVRVCTRAALLHDIDSRYGTLENHGAVAARWAEEQGEDFAVCQAIIGHMYPIGPAPMTREGWILSLADKAASLADLTAYVRGLVNGRSQQTKRELQASDPFYRPRRKPKRREQLRKMLDLDV, translated from the coding sequence ATGGATGATTTGATTGAGGATTTACTTGCCCATCCCAAGGTGCTGGAAACCCGCAGCCATTTGCACCATGGGATTGCTAAATACGAACATTTGATGCGGGTTACGCGCTATTCCTACCGAATTGCTCGTTTGCTCAAGGCCGATGTGCGGGTTTGCACTCGTGCTGCCTTGCTTCACGATATCGATTCACGCTATGGCACGCTGGAAAATCATGGGGCGGTGGCTGCGCGTTGGGCCGAAGAACAGGGCGAAGATTTCGCAGTCTGCCAAGCAATTATTGGCCATATGTACCCAATCGGCCCGGCCCCGATGACTCGCGAAGGCTGGATTTTATCGCTCGCTGATAAAGCGGCTTCGTTGGCTGATCTGACTGCCTATGTGCGGGGCTTGGTCAATGGCCGTTCGCAGCAAACCAAACGCGAACTCCAAGCCAGCGATCCCTTCTATCGGCCACGCCGCAAGCCCAAACGCCGCGAACAACTGCGCAAAATGCTCGATCTTGATGTTTAG
- a CDS encoding CPBP family intramembrane metalloprotease → MSLLAFHQLESPERPLLQRPPWRYGLAIALTMLCALAMILWGTTFTSQATQGVVTEVGSWVVFTGVFCWLAWFRQPYVKRRTMLTFGLWAAVAITVNLAAKHGLNQHFLALGLANSPRLYWAGLFFIPPILLFWYAQRDQQLQNHGLHLRKWPDQVLIGLLAGIFISLHFFSTIRFSGIVGLSIKPWQYMFWSLGYEVFQSLGEELFFRGVLLRSLQNVYKLNFWQATAITTIANLSIYLIRSQWQNPIQLAGVVIYLSMISIAASLLFRRYQSVVPGYLCNIVFSFSAILRA, encoded by the coding sequence ATGTCGCTGCTTGCTTTTCATCAACTAGAATCGCCAGAACGCCCGTTGTTGCAACGCCCACCATGGCGCTATGGCTTGGCAATCGCGCTAACAATGCTCTGCGCTTTGGCCATGATTTTGTGGGGCACAACGTTTACCAGCCAAGCAACCCAAGGAGTGGTAACTGAGGTTGGTTCGTGGGTTGTGTTTACTGGAGTTTTCTGTTGGTTGGCATGGTTTCGCCAGCCGTATGTCAAACGCCGCACCATGTTAACCTTTGGCTTATGGGCGGCAGTGGCCATTACGGTTAATCTAGCAGCCAAGCATGGGCTAAATCAACATTTTTTGGCGCTTGGCTTGGCCAATTCGCCACGCTTATATTGGGCAGGCCTCTTTTTTATTCCACCAATCCTGCTATTTTGGTATGCTCAGCGCGATCAGCAATTGCAAAATCATGGCTTGCACCTGCGTAAATGGCCCGATCAAGTGTTAATTGGCTTGCTTGCAGGTATTTTCATTTCGCTGCACTTTTTCTCGACGATTCGATTTAGCGGGATTGTCGGGCTCAGCATTAAACCGTGGCAATATATGTTTTGGTCGCTGGGCTACGAGGTGTTTCAATCGCTGGGCGAAGAATTATTTTTTCGCGGCGTGCTCTTGCGTTCGCTGCAAAATGTGTATAAACTCAACTTCTGGCAAGCAACCGCCATCACCACCATCGCCAATTTGAGCATCTACCTCATCCGCAGCCAATGGCAAAATCCGATTCAATTGGCTGGGGTAGTAATTTATTTGTCGATGATTTCGATTGCCGCTTCGCTGCTGTTTCGGCGTTATCAAAGCGTCGTGCCAGGCTACCTTTGCAATATTGTATTTAGTTTTAGTGCAATTTTACGCGCATGA